From the genome of Onychomys torridus chromosome 14, mOncTor1.1, whole genome shotgun sequence:
aaaaaatgtaaatctttttgttttgtattctatcctatttttgagacagagtctatgtagctcaggttggacTCAAATTTACTGAGAATAACTACACCCTGGTCTTCCTACATCCTAGCGTTGCAGGTACAGGTACAGTTTTGGAAAGCACtttggctcgctctctctctcccccctccctactattcttcccctccctccatctctttcctccttctctttttctctattattattttttattttaaagtgtgtgtgcatgtgtgcaagggAGTAAGGGACCTGGAGACCCCAGTgtgttggatccccctggagctggagttaatatGTTAAGTCACCTACTCTTTGGAAATCACACTGGGaacctcagcaagagcagtacatattcTTAACTactcagctgcctctccagcccccgacaGGCTGCCTCTATGTCCCATTCCTAAGTGTTTAGTCCTCAAACACTAAGTGATATATCCACACAAAGATCTGTAAGTGAACATTCGTAACAGCTTTATTTGTAGCATCCCCAAAGTGAGACAACCCAAATGcccatcagcagatgaatggagcTATCTGCACGATGGAGTCCTACTCAGCTGCAAAGAGAATGAACCGGTAATACATGGAAGGAGTCTTGATCATATCTGTCCACGTTGAGTGAAAAGAACCGCCGTCCACACACTATATGGTCCCATTTGTATAAAGTTTTACCAAATGGAAGTCACACTCCAGGCACAAAAATAGGTCAGTGGTTGCTGTAGGATGCGCAGGGACAGTGATGGTATGTTCACTGTTAGGTTATGGTGATTCGCTACCTAATCACATACTTCAAAATGTATCAGAGGTTACACTtttaaaatgtctagtccatgaAATGTTAATTGTACCTCGGTAAAGCTGTTAAAATGGCAGCAACATCAAAGCCCCCAGTGTTCAGGCCTCATCCCCAGGGACCTGGCTCCACAGGCTCCAGTATCCATCCATCGGTACTTGGTTTTGTTTCCCGAGTTTCAGTCATGCTTCGGTCTCTACCTCATGATGttcctgtttctttctcccaAGTGCGGCGATTACAGTCCTAAATCACGAGTCCTGAGCCAGCATCACCAGTACGTTGTTAAGGACCCCAAGCAGCACCCCCGCATGCCTTGCGCCCAGAGTCACCCTGTCAAAGCAGGATTAGGGCTGACAGGAAGAGGAACAGGCCTGGAATGCAGCCCCGGAAGAAGTGCTCTGAGGGTTCTTTCTGCAGAGCAGGAAAACGGGGTCCGCTCCGGCTCCGGCTCGGGAAGAGGGCAGTGACAGCTCACTCCACTAGGTGGCGTCTGGACACTTCTCTAGAACGTGATTTCCAGGAAGGCTTGAGGAATAAAGACAGACATTGAGAGACATGGAGACTTGTTGGAACATAATAACCACCGGGAACGTGTCAGCAGGCCGTGTTGCAATAATCTAGGTTCCAGAGGACAGAAAACAGAGCTCTTTACTTGTGGGCCAGGTAACTCCAAGAGTGTAAAGTAATGAATTTCACAAGAAGGCTTAACTGTGAGCAGGAACCACAGCATCCTGGGACCACACAGTCATTTCTTCCTACATTAAGGGCTATTCCGTGTCTTTTTGATTATCTTTTTAATGATttactttattactttttttttttcttttttgagctgaggatcgaacccagggccttgtgcttgccaggcaaatgctctaccactgagctaaatccccaacccttactactttatttatatgtatataggtGTCCATAAATTTGTGTGTATCACAACATAGACtggcctgtggaagccagaagagagggtcagatcccccagaattggagttacagctggttctaatccacccagcatgggtgctgggaacccatcccagctcctctgcaagagcactgagggctctctaaccactgagcagtctctacAACCaaccccttctttcttttcctgaagtGCTTGTTCTAGGCCAAGTCTCTGAGGAAAAAGAGGGCTTCAGATGTTACCCAAGACAGAGTCCCAGTATAGAGATTAATCCTTTAAGTGCAGATAAACAGTGACTCTCTTAGCCATTTGTATTCCACCCTACTCAATGACCCTCTGTCCAAATGATTATTGGaggagctggacagatggctcagcatttaagagcactggctgctccttaaGAAGACCTGCATTAGAGTACCCATAtcgtgactcacaactgtctataactccagctccaggatccagcatcctctcctggtctccaggagcactgaatgcacatggtgcacagacatacatgcaggcaaaatactcacacactaaataaatagtaTTTACTGACTGTAGAGTGTCTGTCTCATGACAGTCTTTAGGCAGTCAGGCCACAGCACTCCACTATGGAGCCTGAGTCCCGGCTGCTTAATCAAATGTGGAGATCTCAGAACATTTGGCAGCATTAGTTCCTGAGCGTACAGCGGCCAAAGACTTCAACATCCAATAGATAATGAAGGTGTTTCCTGCAGTGCTGAGTCACCTGACTTGACTGCAGCCTTTGTTCTGAACTCGAACTGCCTGTGCACCACATCTTACAGTGCCAGCAAACACTGCCTACGCTCAAATTTGAGACTATTATATGTAAGGGATTTCAGTGTTTTACTGCATACGCAAATTTTCTTCTCATATAGAAATATAAAGgcttaattacagaaaacaaagacttaatattttcctaccatcatTCCTCAGCATGTGTTAGGTTTATGTGTTAGACTGTATTCAAAGGAtaaatgattttattcatttgttgattttactggtctgcctctgccccagtgctggaattacaggtgtacacctTTATATCCTGCTGTAAATGACGAGtttatgttttctctttggtgctgggattaaatctaGAGTTCTTCTCACATGAGACCAGTGCTCACTCACTGACCTGTACCACCAGCCCTCTTACATaagtgtttgggttttgtttgttcagtGTTGTTGGCACTGCAGTGCTGTTGATGGCACTGCAGTGCTGTTGTTGGCACTGCAGTGCTGCTGTTGTTGGCACTGCAGTGCTGCTGTTGTTGGCACTGCAGTGCTGCTGTTGTTGGCACTGCAGTGCTGTTGGCACTGCAGTGCTGTTGTTGGCACTGCAGTGCTGTTGTTGGCACTGCAGTGCTGTTGTTGTTGGTACTGCACTGTTGTTGGTACTGCAGTGCTGTTGTTGTTGTACTACAGTGTTGTTGTTGGCACTGCAGTGCTGTTGTTGTTGTACTGcagtgctgttgttgttgttgtactgCAGTGCTGTTGTTGTACTGCAGTGCTGTTGTTGGTACTGCAGTGCTATTGTTGTTGTACTGCAGTGCTGTTGTTGGTACTGCAGTGCTGTTGTTGTACTGCATGCAGTGCTGTTGTTGTTGTACTGCAGTGCTGGTGTTGTACTGCATGCAGTGCTGGTGTTGTACTGCATGCAGTGCTGTTGTTGTTGGTACTGCAGTGCTGTTGTTGTTGTACTGCAGTGCTGTTGTTGTTGTACTGCAGTGCTGTTGTTGGCACTaccgtgctgggaattgaacctcctACCTTGGCATGCTAGGCAGATGCCATACTATGGAACTATAATGTTGTACCCATTTTGAGAAACCTCCAGAcaccaccaaggagctggtttccgacacaagcacataagggtccttttattcaggttcaacctgggctaccacacagcagatggaaggaaatgtggcggTGGCCACAATctcaggtgtagagagtttttatggggaaaaaccacaagctgggaattggcaacttgggattgggtagaagcgctatggggcaaggtgattttttgaaactattggtctagactttgcgaatgaaaccacatttgataccattgggttagacttttggtggggaaccacaacccaTTGAACAGGATTATCTAGACTGCTCAACAGGATTATCTAgctatcttcaagggccataaaccacagacaggatgttTTGGGCCCTGGGCCCCTGTTTTTTGGTTAGCTGTTGCCTAGCTCTCTGACTTTGAGCagatgtccccccccccccatgctaattccctgctggtttcctttgttctggaggttctttgtttgtgtgtcctgcattTGGCTTAAATAGCTAGtatgcaagaatgtaaaacatcattagcgaacttctgccctccagggttcctccattgtgctgtaagcctgtatttaaggttccctcccttcttcttcggGTGGTGGTAGCGCTGGCTGTTACTGCTACAAGGATGTCTGCAGGAACATATTGCCCTGTATCCGTTGAGttatcatggcacattcctgaggtccttcctggaacgaagtacagcaggtggtctgagatggccctttccctaagatggagcctgTAAAGTCAAGTGTAGGCCTTCACAATAACCTAATCCGAAACGTTTGATTTGCTGCCTTGAActtcatagaataaaataaaatcattaagtgAATTTTTAACTTGgggggaaaagaatttccaacaAGCACTAGAATGGCCCTAAATATTCGTCAGCCATTTTGTATTATGTATTTCTGTGAAGCAATGTTCTCAGCTTTGATGATTATGAAATCAAAATACcagtcaactctgaaaaatgttgaagatgctCATGTCTTGTGGTAGCAAGTACTCAGCTGACACTTAATTCCTCaggcaaaaataaacaagcatgtGCATCAGTACacaaatttgctttcattgttaaTGAACAGTAaaatgttttgctttggttttctgaggagggtcatgtatcccaggctggccttgacctccctatGTAGTCCAAGGATAACAGTGAACTCTTaaccccctgcctccacccccaagtGATGGGTATATAGGCGTGCACCCCCACACCTGACTTCAAAGAACTGTTTCAAAACTAATTTCTTCTAACAGCAAATGTTGGATTTATATACTTATACACCAAGGTCCCACTTGAAAAGTGTTAAAAGTGGAAAAAAGTTTAAGCAGCCACCACTCGGAAGCTCAGGATCCATAAGCGGAGACCTGCTGGTAGCCAGAGCATCCCCACAGGCCGATCACCGGAAAATGCTATCTAAGGTTCTCAGCGTTCTTTTGTTATTGGTGAATCCTGTGTTCCTATCACTTACGACCCTCATCCTCCGATAAACAGGTACTGAGCcggaggcaggaggcaggcagggacaAGGTACCAACTAAGCCCAGCGCGGGTGCCCCACGGAAGACCCTGCAAGGACGTTGTCCCAGGGTGGGAAGGTGTGCCTGAGGTacctggagaggaggagggggaggaagaggaagagggggaggaggggaggaggaagtagaAGTGGTGTTGGTGAGGTGCGTCACGTGACCGAATGCAACGGAGGCGCCAGGACGCTGCCTGGTCGCGTAGCAACGGCTCAGCACGAAAACATGAACACTGCGGGTAACCGTGAGCTTCAGGCCAAGGAATATTTAGAAAAACATCGAATAATGGAGCTGCTGAGCCAACTCACTAGCTTCCTCCTCTTTGTACGACCAAGTAAGGGTCTTGCCTCCTTTGGCTTTCTGTCTACTTCCACCCAGGCAAAGGGTCCTCAGTCCGCCGCTTCGCTCCCCAAACCCTGTTCTCCCCACTCACTCCATTCCCTGCCTCCAGACAAGTGGAGTCCTGCTGTCCACTGAGTCTGTGACCCCCGCCCGCCCCACCAGTCAGACAGGACAAGTGACCTCTAGCCGCTAGCTCGGTGCTGCGGGGAGAGGCTCAGCGGGCGGCCGAGCCTAGCTCTAGGTCCACCCCTTAGTTAAGAGCGCTTGAGAAAAGACGGAACATCTATCTCTTCTACCGGAACATGGAGATAATAGTACTGATCTCATGAGAATGGGgccggggggcggggcgggggcggcggATATTAAATGAATTACAGCTAACCCACCCTTGGCAGGACAAGCAACAGATCTTTTCAATTCCAAGGCGTCTCTAATTTAGTAAGAGGGCTAAACAATTGTTAGCCTGAGCTGAGGAATTCTCCTGGGGAGTCGTTTTCCCCTGGCATTTTAATACATTAGACCCTTTCAAAATTTGGGTTATTTCATAACTTTTTGGTGATGTACAGTAAGAACTTATGTTGAGATGAAAATGGCATTGCATCCCTCCAGGATAATTGGAGCCTGCCAGCCTTCATAATGAGTCTCTAAAATTCCAAAATGTCCATTTACTTCagtagaaagaaacagaaataccaTACCAACTTGGGAAAGACAAAAACTAGTATGACCTCCTAGGGGGATGAGAAAAGTcttttgaagtattttattttaaaaacgtatttattttaaacacatataggtgttttgactgcatatatgtctatgtatcacgagcatgcctggtgcccaaggaggtcagaagagagtgtctggAGTTACCTGTGGTTCTGATCCATCATATTGGTGCTAGTACCTGAACTAGGTCCTCTTCAAGGACAAGTGCCTGTAACCGCTGACATAACTCTCTTTGctattaaatttaaaacacagattTAGTACAGCCATTGTTCAGAACTTCAATGTTATTTTTAGACAAATATctagctagtgtgtgtgtgtgtgtgtgtgtgtgtgtgtgtgtgtgagagagagagagagagagagagagagagagagagagagagatatgatgCTTGGAttacatttcctttgtttttcctctGAAGTTAATAATGCTGTATTTTTTGCTCAGTTTCTGTGTATCACTAATTCTTCCACATACATCTCTATCTGTATATATCTGTGGATATCTCCACATGTACATTTCGTCCACATAtatctctgtacacacacacacatatgggtaGCTCCACATGTATAGTTCCTCTCAGCAGGTAACTGTCATCTCTAACAACCCTGGTCTAATGTGGCCCATTACTAACTCACAGTCACCAGAGGTCCCAGTCTGCACAGGTGTGTCCGGATTGTTCATCTTGTTCAAAGTATTCGAGAAGCACTCAGAACAGAAGGAAGCTAAGGATGTTATTCAGAAGCAAACAGAGTACAGGCCAGATAGAGCCAGAGAGCTTTGGGCTCTGAGTGAGTCACTTAAGAGCCATTGGTTACATTCCAaggtttcttttccatttcaaaaGAAGGGTAAACTAAAGTGTAAGTATTCTctgattttctcttcctttattttgaaatgatgggtattcattcatttattcagtgcatacatgtgtgcaagtgtgtgaagGTTAGAGGGTAGATTGAGGACTCTGTTCTCTCCTGCTCTGGAGTCCTGGGATCAGACTAAGGCATCCCTCTCGGTCGCAGTTCTGTTCTTAGTGACAGGCTTGGTTATGTAAACCTTTGTTTACTGTATGTGTCCTATATGGTGCATCTAACTTTCTATATGGTGCATCTAATTTTCTATATGGTGCATCTAATTTTAATCATACACACTTGCAATTTTGAATGTGTGTAAGTTGGCAAATATGGGTTTTCTGCAAGTTTGCTTTGAGGACACATGTGCCTAGCTGCTCACACAACCAAGTCTAGATGGAGAATCACACCACATCTAGTTTCAGGATGTATTTGACCACAAAAGAAGAGTTTCCAAAGCTTACAATGGAACTTATGGTTCAAAATGACCTAACTGCCTTTGTTatgtgtagctcagtgatggtGGGGGTAACAGGTTGCTAAGTGCATTTTTGTGCTAAATATATAGATATGCTTTTATCTCTTTTGAAATGGAAAAGAGATAAAAGCAAAGCATGAtagtacatgcctgtgatcccagtactcaggaaactgagacaaGAGAATTTTGCacttaaggtcagcctggactacatagtgaactACATGCAtgaggcctggggttcgatctcCAGTACCATGTGAACCACTTACAATAACACCTGTACTCCCAACttcacatggaggcaggaggactaggaattcaaaactaaaataagaacataaataaatacttgtgGTACTCCTCGAAAcatctatcttagttagggttaaacaccaaagcaacttggggaggaaagggtttatttggctatGCTTTcattatcactgaaggaagttaggacaggtactcaagcagagcaggaatctggaggcagtaCCTGATGCAAAGggcatggagggtgctgcttactgacttgctcctcatgacttgctcagcctgcttccttatagaacccaggactaccagcccagtcttaatggaggcatttttccaattaagattttctcttctcagaagactttagcttgtgtcaagttaacaaaaaataGCCAGTACACatctttggttggttttttttttagagacaaggtttctatctttttttttttttttttttttttttttagctgaagatcgaacccagggccttgcacttgctaggcaagcactctaccactgagctaaatccccaacctgagacaaagtttcatatcccaggctgacctagaacttccTAGGTAGCTGAGACTGGTCTTGACCTCCTGATCCTtcagcctctacttccccagtgtGGCTTTATAGGCATACACCATCACACATAGCCTTAAATGCTATTCAGAATACCATTTGTAGACAACTAGAAACTTGAATACTACCAACCTACATAAAGATACTAAAAACAACTTTTTGGAGGTATGAAGTATATTGTGATCATACTACTGCTGAAATATGAAAAACACAAAGAGTCTTTATGGTGGTTAATTTCAGTTGTTAACTTGATGAGGTCTAGAACCATCTGAGAGATGGGCCCCTGGCGTACCTGTGGTGGGCTGTCTTGATTAGGCTAATTGGGATGGGAAAACCTGTCCACAGGTGACACCATTCCCAAGGTTAGGATCTTGGacacataaaaaggagaaagagaggtgaGCAGAAGcactcacctctgcttcctgccgGTGGACATACTGTGACCAGCTTTTGCCATCTGAGCTGCTCCATCTTATGTCCGACTTTGGCCATGACTGTCTCATTATTTTTGGAAAGTAGATTGgatttttctggttttaaaaCCAGTTCAATAGAAGAGCCTGTTGATCCAGAGCACTGCTTCTATGTTAGACACAAACATGCTGCCTCGTCAGGAGACTGTGTCTGTCTAAGATAGTTTCTGTTCCCTGCGTCTTAGCTGGCCAGCTTCTTCCCTGCATCATGCCACCCCTCTGTCTTTCTGGTTTCCATCCCTGTCTGCAAATCAGATCATCTGGGGAGCTTAAAAACATCTCAGATCCAGTCTCTGGACTGTAACACCCAGCCCTCTGAGGCAGAGCACTGATGAGTTCAGCTACGGAAGTGTTCTCTCCTGTGGTGTAAGTTTCCTGGAAGCAAGGCCTGGGCCCTGAGTGCCTGGACTGTACTACTTGTGACACACTTTAATTTCATATAAGAATGAGTCTCAACTGTTTATTTGCAGAAAAACCGAGAGAGTATTTGATCTCTCTTCTGGAACGGCTGAAAATGGCCAAGGTAACAGGCGtatcatttcctttcttcatggACAACTCTAACATTGTGTCAATGTTTGAGATGATGGACTCCTCTGGCAGAGGCTGCATATCATTTGTGCAGTATAAAGAAGGTCAGTGTGACCTACACCAAGGAAGGCCATTCTGTAACTTTCTCTAGCTGGAAATGATTCCATTTTGtacattttcttctcattcttgCTTTTGCAGCCCTAAAAAACTTGGGTCTGTGTCACACAGATGAAGTTTTGAATGATGATGGACGGAGAATAACTTTGGATAAATTCAGAGATGAAGTGtaagtttttttaatgttttaataacatggtATGATTTTGAAGTATTAGTACCATTGCATATCAAGTAACActactttttctttgtgtgtgtgtgatatgtgtgcatgcatgtgccatggcacacatgtggaggttacaACCATCACAGGTGTCAGCTCTCACCTTATCTCCTCGCTGGTTAGTGCTGCACTGTGCACCCCAGGCTAGCTAGCCCACAATCTTCCAGGAgtctctgtctccacctcacctTGCTGTAGAAGCAGACTTCCCCCTGCTGTGCCGGCTTTACTTGGGTTCCaaggattcaaactcaagtcctcacacttgtacagcaaACGCTTTACCTataagccatctccccacccaccACTCACTACCTTTTGGGTGAAATATTTGATCCCTTTAACTTTCAGTAATTCTGAAGTAAGAGCAGGGAAAACTCACCCTGGAGAAGAAGAGGGGTGGTGGTAGAGCTGGAGAGGGAGTTCTAGAGGCAGCCTCATTCTTTTCTCATTAGGAAACTCATCACTGTGGGCTGTGtcggagcacgcctgtaatcccagcagacaggaggcagaagcaggcatatctctgtgagttcaaggacaacctgatctacatagtgagttcctagACAGGCAGGgggtacacagagagaccctgtctcatttaaataagaaaggaaacCTCATCAATTCTCAAACATGAGATGAGCAGGCCATTCTCCTAGAATTACTAAAACTCTCAGCTCCACACAGTAGTTGGAAAACCTCTTTATAAAATACAGAGtaaggccaatgagatggctgagtgggtaagagTACTTCCTGTGCAAGCCTGGTAACCAGAGTTTGATCTTCAGGactcacataaaggtggaaagggagaactgatgacacaaagttgttctctggtgTCCACATGCGTGATGACACTCCCCACTCACACCATACAGATGCACACAATCGTAATTCTAGATTGATATGACTTGAAATAGATAGagcaggcatggtgatacatgcttgGAATCCCAGTATGTTGGGGGAAgtggcaggagaatcatgagttctatgccagcctgtgttgtaAAGCAAGTCCATCTCAGCCTCTATCTCTGAGAAAATAGAATAGAATGTGTCCTAAAGTAATTTTCTGCAAAGTAAAGATCAACAATGCAGGCTATGTGCAAGCCTGACCTTTAaagttttttgagattttatttttgttttatgtgtatgagtgtttgcctacgtGTGTCTTTGCACCACATGTATGTAGTGCCCATGGAAGACAGACAAGGGCAGTGTATgccatgggactggagttatagccTCTTGTGAATGACCAGGtgtgtgctgggcattgaacccaggtcctctggaagagcagcctcttAGCagttgagctgtctctccagcccttagccTGACAATTTCAGACTGAAATACTACAGCTCTGAGATTACTAAATAACTGCTttgtcagaaaaaaatagaaaaaagccgggcagtggtgacgcacgcctgtaatcccagcactcgggaggcagaggcaggtggatctctgtaagttcgaggccagcttggtctacagagctagtccaggacaggctccaaagctacagagaaaccctgtcttgaaaaacaaaacaaaacaaaaaaacagaaaaaaaaattatgtagaaATCTTTTAGCCAATTAAGCTCAATTTGTGTAAAAACTCATTCTCTGAGGATTTATGAATCAAGGGATCATTGCTTGGCTGGGGATGTTGGTGGAGCTCTTGCCTTACACAAGCAAgactctgagtttgatctctagtaccagacacacacacacacacacacacacacacacacacacacacacacacacacacacaaacttgttACTTTACATAGCCCAAGACCAAAGAAATgttagaaggaaaaagaaagtttaGCGTTTTTGTCTCAGGTCagggagatgtctcagctggCAAAGGGCTTGTGGCATAATTATGAGAACCTGAGATCAAATTCCCAGCCCCCATGAAAAGCTGGGTACAGTTGcatatgtctgtaaccccagtattgGGACAAGCAGGtggattcctagagctcactGTCCAGCTAGTATAGTAAATCAATGAGCTCCATGTtcactgagaccttgtctcaaaaaataaggtgagaaACAATTGAGGAAGTCACTTAatatcaacctcaggcctccacttGCAcagactcaaacacacacacacacacacacacacacacacacacacacacacagagagagagttttatttcatcatttacatatattttgCCCCAGGCAAATGACTAGAGCAGTATCTGGTGTCTGAAATGTTTCAACCAGAGAAAAAAGATTGCTATTGTCACAAGAAATGGAATCAGGAAGGGCTGGGGAGTTGCCTAGTGGTAAAGTGTAAAGTTCTCACTGTTGACAGGTGAGCATAAAGAGTTCACgctctagaacccatgtaaaaacccTGATTGTTTGCACTTGCAAAGCCTATCtaggggaggcagaaacagaagtaacCCTTGGGTTTGTTCAAAGTcacagtgaaagaccctgtctccaaaacaaggtGGACATCTTGAGGAACAATagccaaagttgacctctgacctccacaggcacacacacacacatatatcccacacatgcacaaatgcacataaacacctgcacatgaacacacacgcaATTACAACTAAGAAACACTTTAAATGGAAGGACATAATTGAATAATAGGAACAACCATAGCTTAACCACCATCTCATaaaactgttgttgttttttctggtgagacagaatctcactgtgttgcccaggtgagtcTTAACCCACAGTGGTCTTTTGCTTTAgagggctggaattataggtgtttTCCACCACTAGCTCACAGTATATTTCTTATATAAACATATTGAATTCCCAAAATGGAAACAGGAAACTCACTTACTAACACACATCCATAAGTAAATATTTCTACAGTGTATTGGCTGTGTTTGGCTTTCTACAACAATTCCCCTTGATTAGCAAAGTGGAGGTAAGCTATCACTGACCTTTGCTCTCACTCTGTCTTCAGATGTCTGCATTCCTATTTGTAATTCCTAACGTGTAATTACTCTACTTCTCATGGTTGAGTttcctgttctttgttttcttaggaACAGAAGGATGGA
Proteins encoded in this window:
- the Efcab10 gene encoding EF-hand calcium-binding domain-containing protein 10 gives rise to the protein MNTAGNRELQAKEYLEKHRIMELLSQLTSFLLFVRPKKPREYLISLLERLKMAKVTGVSFPFFMDNSNIVSMFEMMDSSGRGCISFVQYKEALKNLGLCHTDEVLNDDGRRITLDKFRDEV